In Xanthomonas fragariae, the genomic window TACCCTTGAAGCGGGCAATGTCCCGAAGCGAGAAGGAATTCTCTGCACGTCTGGCGGTCTGTGCAATGCAGCGAGCGCCGCATGCTAAGATGAATTTGATAACCATTCCCATTAGTGACCAATGCGCTCCACGCTTCTTACCACCGCGCTCGTCGCTGCGCTCGCTGTCCCCTCCCTGTCTGCTTTCGCTCAGCGCATCACCACGCTACCTACCGTCACCGACCTGGATGGCCTTGACGTCATAGGGCGCGCGCAGACGCTCTACAAATCGGAGGATGCGGCAGTGGCCACGCGTACCGATACGCCGCTTGCGCTGGTGCCGCAGTCGGTGCAGGTGCTGCCGCGTGAGTTGATCGACGACCAGGCCGCACGCCAGATCACCGATCTGTATCGCAGCATCAGCGGCATCAGTTTTTTCAGCTATGCCGGCGTGACCTTGCGCGGATTCCGCCAGGAAAACGTGTTGTACGACGGTCTGCGCGGCGACCCGTATGCCGGCTTCTCGGTGCCGCAGTTGTTCAACATCGAACGCGTGGAAGTGCTCAAGGGCCCGGCCGGTGCGCTGTACGGCGGCGGCGAACCGGGTGGCGTGATCAACTACGTGACCCGCAAACCCGGTCATCAGGCCGCACGGCGAGTGGAACTGCAAGTGGGCAATCAGTCCTTCGGTGCAGCCTCATTCGAAGCGACTGGCCCTGCGCGCGAAGACGGCCGCATCCGTTACCGCATCGGTGCCTATGCCGATGGCGAGGATGGCTTTCGCTGGAACACCGATAGCCAGAGCCAGATCGGCGATGCCTCGGTGGCAATCGATATCGGCCAAACCGGCGAGCTTACCTTGCAATACACCGATATCACCCAGAACCTGGACGGCAATCGGCTGCGTGGCGTGCCGGTGGACGATGATGGCAACTTTCTCACCGACCATCGCTGGAACCACAACGAACCCACCGATTTCCTCGACATGCGCGCCAAGGTCGCGTTCGCGCAGTATCGCTTTGCGCCTTCCAGCGTGTGGGATGTGGACATGGCGGTGCGCTGGTTCAAGAACAACGAGCATCAGATCTATCATGAGCCGATGGGCTTGATCGATCGCGATGGCGACGGTACCGCCGAGTGGATGACACGGCAGTTGCGCAATCAATTCCGCGACAACGATGCGATCTCCAGCAACGTCAATTCGGTGTTTCGCACCAGCACCGGCACGATCAAGCACAAGCTGCTGATGGGTGCGGACTACTATCGGTTGGACGCAGATTTCCGTGCGCAAACCGCCAATACCGCAGACACCGGGCGCACCCGCGGGTCGGTGCTGGGCATCGATCTGTTCAATCCGGTGTACGGGCTTAGCGGCTTTTACGACGATGGCCTAGACAACCTGCCCTGGCGCGCCACCAGTACGCGTAGTGAGCGTTATGGCGCGTATCTGCAGGACGAACTCACGCTGACGTCGCGCTGGTATGCGATGGCAGGGCTGCGTTGGGACGGCTTCAAGGACGACAATTTATTTGATGGCTCGCGTGTCACCGGCAACGATCTCAGCTGGCGTGTGGGTAGCACCTTCGTGCTGCGCGAAGGCATCAACACCTACGCGAGTTACGCCAGCGGTTTCCTGCCGCAGGATGCCGCCAATCAGGACGGCAGCGTCGGCGGGCCCTTCAATCCGGAACGCAGCAAGCAGTGGGAAGTCGGCGTGAAGACCGCGCTCAACGATGGCGGGCTCACGCTCAACACCGCGCTGTATCGCATCGAGCGCAGCAATATCGTGCAAGCCAACGGCAGTAGTGTGGATGGCGTCAATCAACTCTCCGCACTCGGTCTGGTCCGCAGCGAAGGCCTGGAAATGGACTTGCTGGCCGACCTGACCGAGCGTTGGGTGCTCAACCTGACCTACGCCGGCAATGATGCACGGGTGCTCGATGCTGGCACCAACGGCATCACCAATGCGTCCGGCGATCGCTTCGCCAATGCACCGCGTAATACATTCGGTCTGTGGACGCGCTACGACCTGCGGGCTTGGCGCTCGGCGTTTGCGTTTGGTGCCGCTTACGTGGGCGAACGCGTCGGCCTGGATGGTCAGCGCGTCAAGCCGTATGCAATCTACGACATCAGCTGGCAAACGCAGTGGAATGCATGGAAGCTGCAGATCAACATCAAGAATCTTTTCGACAAGGTCTACGCGGTGAGCGGTTTCAATACACGTGCAGGACACTTCCCGGGCGAGCCGCGACGCATCTACGCACAGTTGGCATACAGTTTCTGAGAGCGGCAAACGAGAGTTTGTTAGGAACATCCCTCAGGCGCTTGACGTGTCGTTAGCGGTCAGTTGTCGGTGCGCGTTTGGCGGCTGCAAAGCAGTTTTGATCACCGCCCTCAAGTGTGACGTTCGTCGGCTACTATTACTTGCCACAACACACACTTGCGGCTTGGACCACGGCAAGGCAATGAACCTGCGCCGAATAATGCAGGTGCGCCTCTGCTGGAACTTAACGTCTGTCGGGAGACACTAGAGGCCGTCGCGATCTGGAGTGGTTTCCACACCATCGCCCTCCTCCCCCTCACTGACCGGAATCCGCATGCCTTTGCTTGACCGCTCTGTTTCTGCCCTGTTGCCACTGGTATTTGCAACCGCCTGCTCTGCCGCGCCACCGGCCAAATCCGGCCCGCCTGACGCGCCCGTCGCCGCCTGCACTGCAAAAGTGCGCCCTGGCCAGGATCTGCAAAAAGCCATCGACAAACTCCCGCAAAGCGACACGCCATCGGTGTTGTGCCTGGGAAAAGGCGAATTTCCGCTCAGTGGATTGGTTTCGATCCACCGCGGCAATCTCACGCTGCGCGGCACGGGCCCGAGCACCGTGCTGCGCATGGCTGATGGCGTGCAACAACCGGCACTGGTGGTTGGCGACTACAAAAACGAGGAGCCGGCCGGCGTGATCCGCAATGTCAGCATCGAAGACATGCAAATCGTTGCCAGCACCGGCGAAAAAGAGTTCATGCCCGAGCGCCCGTACCTGAGCAATAGCGCCGTGGTGGT contains:
- a CDS encoding TonB-dependent siderophore receptor, coding for MRSTLLTTALVAALAVPSLSAFAQRITTLPTVTDLDGLDVIGRAQTLYKSEDAAVATRTDTPLALVPQSVQVLPRELIDDQAARQITDLYRSISGISFFSYAGVTLRGFRQENVLYDGLRGDPYAGFSVPQLFNIERVEVLKGPAGALYGGGEPGGVINYVTRKPGHQAARRVELQVGNQSFGAASFEATGPAREDGRIRYRIGAYADGEDGFRWNTDSQSQIGDASVAIDIGQTGELTLQYTDITQNLDGNRLRGVPVDDDGNFLTDHRWNHNEPTDFLDMRAKVAFAQYRFAPSSVWDVDMAVRWFKNNEHQIYHEPMGLIDRDGDGTAEWMTRQLRNQFRDNDAISSNVNSVFRTSTGTIKHKLLMGADYYRLDADFRAQTANTADTGRTRGSVLGIDLFNPVYGLSGFYDDGLDNLPWRATSTRSERYGAYLQDELTLTSRWYAMAGLRWDGFKDDNLFDGSRVTGNDLSWRVGSTFVLREGINTYASYASGFLPQDAANQDGSVGGPFNPERSKQWEVGVKTALNDGGLTLNTALYRIERSNIVQANGSSVDGVNQLSALGLVRSEGLEMDLLADLTERWVLNLTYAGNDARVLDAGTNGITNASGDRFANAPRNTFGLWTRYDLRAWRSAFAFGAAYVGERVGLDGQRVKPYAIYDISWQTQWNAWKLQINIKNLFDKVYAVSGFNTRAGHFPGEPRRIYAQLAYSF